A stretch of DNA from Malus sylvestris chromosome 9, drMalSylv7.2, whole genome shotgun sequence:
ATGGTTAGTTTAATTACCATCTGCAACGAATCCCAATAACAGATATTTGAGAACAAATATGTTAACTGAATATCGAGTCAATAATGTAACTGATGTGTTAGTGATTCAGTTTCGACAACAACTAGGAAACGCAGATACAGTAACAGAAAAAGCACTCGGCATGTCTTTTAGCCGTGTACTTTCACATATACGATATCGCTTGTGTGTGCTACATATTCAGGAAAGAACTAATATGATAAAAAGGGTGCAAGGCTTGATTTGACACAATCGAAACTTGATGGATCGTGTGCACGATGTGTTAGTTTCCATCAATTGTGGCTTCAACTGTGTGCCAGAAATTAGGGGCACGTCACAAACTAAACCAATTGAAAAGAGATCCTTATGTTTGTTTAGGCCCGTAATGGCCTTGCATATGAAGATGACTTTTCACGGGTAACAACACTTGCGAAAATGTATAACTCAGTAAGCTTCTTGTGACTCACCTTCTGAAGGATCGACGTGTACAAAAAAACTGGCTGCGACTATGAGATAGCACAGAATAAGCATCAAGCCTTTAAAATAGTTTGACGTCCCATCCTACAAAGATAAAGGCAATGAATCTCACATCGAGCAAAATTGAATGTAAACAAAAAACAGCAACTAAGAAACACTTTGTCATATCGTACAATTGaacagaaacaaaataaaaggcatgaaagaaagaaagcatAATTCATCTCGGATTATGTAATAGGAAGACTCGACAGGGACCAAATAAGTTCATGGTTAAACTTAGAGAAACTCTTAACGGTTAAAAGGAAGACAAACAAGGAAATGATCACAAACCTGCAACATAAATGCCACGACTAACACTGTAATAAAAAGTGTGGCAGTTTCGAACAGTTGAAAATTCAAGTCCATTGGCTGTCCCATGATCCACCCCACAACTACGCAGAAGGGTATCTACAATTGTCAAGAACACAAATTATTAGCCTATTTTCCGTTCTGAAATGTAATCAACTCAAGAGAAACTATAACAAGCAAGTCCAACAGAGGTTTGTGACGGTTCATAGACATTCTATCATATGCCAAAGTTCTGTAGAGAGAACTCATTAGCTAGCTATTCAAGTCCTTACCACAAACATGGATATTTGTGTAGATGATCCAATTGCAACTCCAAGTGTGATATCCTGCGGAAAGATTAATTCCGTCAATAAAATAAACGGAATCTATAAATTGAGGTTTACAAATCTTCGATTCAAAGCACTCACAAGCTTGTCCTTCATGGCAAACATGATAGCACTTGCATGCTCTGCAGCATTTCCTACAATTGGTAGTAGTATAACACTGATAAATGCCACAGGCATGTTGAATGAGTCAGATGCTCCCTGGAGAAACAGTAAATACAGTAACTTATCAAATAGTTACACAAAACCGAGGCCAAATTACCGGTAAAACAAGAATGAAAAATGTGTCACAATCACACACAGAAAATGGAAGTGCAAAAGGTCAGCACAATAGCAGCTCAGAAACTATGCACCCGGAGCACAGTGGACTAGTATATGAATCAACTGTTACCTGGATAGCATCAACAAGGTATCCAGACAAAACGGACACCCAGACGGTTAAAACAGCAAGCCAGCCAATTGCTTCCCAATGAGTTATCTCGGGAGCCTCTTCCTCATCGGATTCATCTTCATCCCTGATTCCTTCCTGAAACAGTTTCCAAAGAGAAATTAAACAACTGAATGGATATTTTCAATAGAAAGCTGAAGGAACTAGTAAACGCTGTTCTTTATGgaaaataaaatcataataaAATTGATAAGAAGATAATTCCCttaaatatgaaattttttcatataaaaaaCCGAAGCTCATTCAAGAtttaaaaaatgcaaaaaactcatcattttgataAACTTCAGCAACTAACACAGCAATGCACAATgttcaaaatagaaaaacaatgaCATTCTAGATCCTTTGAAAAACTTAAGCAAACTTGACTGACCTCCTCAATGGGATTATAAAGATTACGATGACTTCTAAGTTGAAAGAAGAGGTAACTTGCATATGCCACTAGCATTACACAGCTGCTAAATCTTGAAAGAGACAACTCTGACTTCCCAAAGTGGATCTCTGAGTGCGTAAAATGAAGCACAGCTGGAAACATTAACCCCATGACAGCCATCAACAGCAATCCGGAATTCACAAGGGCGGCAGACTGTTGCAAAAGTAGCCACATTCGGATGTAAATGTCATGACATCAAGATGAACAGCGTCAAAGAGCTCACAGAGCAGAAAATTTCAGGGTCCAAAGCTTAACAAAATTTGAAGATCTACCTTGTTGAAAACCTGAATTTTTTGGTAATGAATGATTCCACCAGTGAAGAAGGCACATCCAAGCACTAAGAGCATGTTAGACAAGATTGATCCCAATAAAGACTGCTGAACAACCCTTATCATTCCGTTCTTTAATGCATATATTGATATAATCATTTCCGTTGCATTTCCAAATGTGGCATTTAACAGACCCCCAACTGCAATCGAACAACTAGCTCActtgagaaaaaaccaaaaacagatGCACAAAGGAATAAGATTTTTTGAATCAGTGATTCAGTAAGTAGGTTACCAAAGCTCCTACTTTGAAAACAAGAGGAACTACCTATTCCCTTTCATAACCAACGAAAAGAAGTGTATCAAGTGACACTACAGAGAACAGGTTACCGGCACTGGGaatctgtgataatttattaAGATTATCTGAATCACTAtttataaatgggggtaaggctagccgacattcacctctcccagaccctgcgtaaagcgggagccttgtgcactgggtacgacgacGACTATTTATAACAACTAAAATATCTTTCAGGATGTCCAGTAAACACTCTAGTAAGCTGACGTTATAATCAATTAATGGCACAAAAACATCATTAGAGTAATTGATATGATCAAAGTCCCGTAGAAAAACAGTTTACTTCGTACAAGCCATTCAACCAGACACATGACTATAGAGACTAACTAGTAAACAGGTAGGAATAGAGAAGCAAATGATGctgttacaacaacaacaacaacaaagccttatcccactcaGTGTGGTCAGCAGACTGATGCTGTTGGGGGATTTAAATCCCATAATGTTATGATCTAGTAAATTAAACACAGAGCGAAATGCATGTTCAAAATTCCAATGACCAGCAAAAGATAACTTGCATAGTTTACCAAGAACCAACTCTGTTAGTTCCTCTACAGTCTGAGTCTAATCAATGAGATACACAAATTATTCTAGGGAAGAAGTTAATTTATTGAGGATAACTAAAAAATCTTAAAAtatacttctcaattgtcaggGGATTCAAGGGAAAATATACGACTATtaaaaaaacccatattatcATCCACTAAACTATACTATTGATCATGACCATTGATCAAATAATATTGCGTCTAAATGTATGGCCCCAATGGACAGCCCTAGCAACATTTTGTGTCAACAGAACAGTACTTTATTGCAGCAGCAGAGCCAGGAATCTAAACTAGGATGGTGGCAACCTCAGAAAATTTAGTTCatcaaaataatatatattcgGACAAAATTCTTCGAAATCCTAATCCAGTTAGGGATATAAATATCACTAcaaaaatttatgaaaatgatACAAAAATTCAGGCTACCATCACTTGGCAGGGTAAAAATTATACCTGTTGGTCCGGTGTAAAAAGCAAGTTGCCTGCACCACAACAATGAAAAACTCAAGAATTACCCTTAGACAAAGTTAAGGGAACTTAATGCAATCCAAAACAAGCTAGCACTTACTCAGTCACATATCCTATACGCTCTGCTAAAGGTACGATGCCCACTAAGCTGAAGAAGAAGACCCATCCCTAATGTATACAAAGTAACTGTCAATGGATTAGGAGTGAAGTCAATTTAAACTATTGATAGGATGTGCAAGAAAGAAACCATGTTGGAACACCTTGCCATATAAGATTAGGCTACATCACAAGGTTGTAATGTCAAgttccaaaagaaaataaagacaTGGAAACCGCTAATTCTTGATTAGTTGCCAGTAGCTAAGACTATTCTCTTCTGCACTTCCCTGCTTACTAAACTCTACTTCATTCTTCTCCcaactaaatgaaatgatttttaaaGATGAATTAGAGATGTATACATACATGCTTTCCAGTAATATAATGTAGCAAGATTGCCAACGGACCAAGGGGTAGCAACACATTGATCTTTGCTTTAAATAAGACTATATAAATACTCCTTGGAACTCTTATCCACATATGTGTTGAAACCCATGAGTTCGCCAAATCTGCCCATGACCGCAAATGAATCATCTCAAAGTCCAAGGCCTCTACTTTACTGGTGGCTGCTGATGAGCTAAAAGGGATTTCTTCATCAGACTCAAGGTCTGTCTTTCCGTCTATGGAAACCATCTGCAAGTAAGAATTACCAACCAATTAAGAAGAGGGCAGAACACGGAAACGCGATTACACCAAAGCAAGGAACTttactcacaaaaaaaaaaaaaagaagctacATTTACCCATTTGGTTAAGTAACTTGGAGGACAACAATGTACACCAAGTTAAAAATTAGCAAAAAACAATAAATGCATGGTGACCTCATTAGAGAACAATCCCAAAAACGAAGAAACTTCATTGGTTTTCCCCAAAACTGCTGattatattttcatattttccacCTTTTCATCTTTTAAGGGCTATGGGATGCAATCTGAAAGTAACCAAATGACTACATTTAAACAACCCAGTTTTCTTCACTTCAATCACATACCAAATAACGCTCAGTAAAATTAATTAGGCAGTGTTTGGAGGTTGAAATAAATGAAGAATCAGAACAGATGGCATGGAGTGCAAGCCATCTACTTACAGATCAGCCAAAACACCAAATGGCACCAACCCACCTGAAAAGAAATCATTTTTACTAACAAATACAGCAAAACAAACAGAGCATATCAATTAAAAACGATTAAATTTATAGATTCTGAGAGAAACAACTGTATTACCTCAAACCCAGAAGCAaaaatggattggatttgagCAAATGGGCCAACTTCTCCTCAGTCTTTGCCTccttcagagagagagagagagagagaacgtttGTCTGAAAATGGAGCCCAGCACTTTGGGTCTGtgaaaaggagaagagagatgGAGTCAAGAGTGGAGGAGGAGATGGCGTTGGATGCCAGAACCCGGCAAAAGATTTTAAGACAAAACGAGACTTATTATACATTTAAAAGGAAGGTTCTGAGAAAATTCAAAATAGGGAGGCCTCGTGATTCAAGGTTTGATTTCTTAATTGTTTTCCAATCTTTGAATGTTCTTTCTTTATGTCCCTCTCCCACCAACAACCCATTTTCGTGGTTGATTAGATTTAGATATGTTCTTGTTTATTattatgttcatatatttattTCTTAAGAGTTATATATGTGTTACATGTTCGGACCAAAATAGTATGTGCAACATGTTGATCCAATGTTGAAAACATACAAAGAATATAACAATATCGAGAAATTTACCTTAAAATTTTATTCTGCACTCCTTTTCACCAAGAGTTTGTTGTGTGTAGACTGACATATATGAACATCTTCAATCACGCTCTTTATTTTTTAGCTAAGAGTAGAAAGTTAGAAGCTCCTTCAAAAATTTATACTCTAATCATACTTTTTAGGATTAAGTACCTAATAAAACCTCATAACCTTTTAGTGTAATCTTATATTGGTCTCAACCTTTTTAAACTTTCCAAAGAAGTACCTAATTTACTGAAAATGTGACATCCGTTAAGTCTTAGTTAATTTTTCCGTTACATGCACATGTGGCAACATTGGATATCACTTATTTGATTACTTGGacactaaaataataataaaaataattcaaaaaaacatgaagatgaaaaaataaaaataaataaacaaattcaagaataaaatggaaaataaaaatgaagatcCGGAAATCTCctaacaaagaaaatggttAAGAATTCAGAGAGGGTTTTAAGGAGCTTATTATTGCTCATGTGATTTTTTTCATTACCCGATTTTCGGCTGGTAAAGCGTTCAGTTCTTCTTTATAGGCGATGAAAATGGTGGTGGccaaaaaagaactttatgaattGAATGTTTATATAACACACTCACACAAATATGACATTAATCGTGCAGACGTAGACGTAAACTGCATTACTAAAACGAATGAACTCACTTTTAAGCAACTGAAAACATTAAATTTTCATTCCCATAattttacttagtttaattaaaatatcgcttgtatatatatagtatGTGAATAATCATTTAAGCTATGATATAaggttaattttttaatttcaagaaTTTAGTATTTGAAGATTTTTAAATTAGAAAGGTAATAAGTCTATTTTACTTGGTTGAAGTTGCAGATATTCTATATAGGTTATTCCAATGTATTTGGGAGGTTGGCCGTGTTTATTTAATGGTATTCACTGTGATATTTCTAAGTATTGGTCATGAAAAACATGTTTGAGTGAGATATTAGTCATGATATAAAGTTGTTACCATTAGACTTTCAGTCATAGTTGTTAGTTGTTATTATCCGCATTTTAGTTATAACTGATATTGTGACTAATAGAGCTTTAGTTATAGAAGGTTGTTACTAAGATTTTCAGTCATGTGGACTGGTTGTGACTAAAATGCTTGTTATTAAAAGGATGTTACTAAAAGGATGTTGTGACTAAAAGTGAAGAGTGATTGTTACTAAAAGGATGTTGTGACTAAAAGTGAAGATTTGTGTAACGCCCCTGCTAGAAAATTTTATTTCGGAAAATAAATTCGGTGATAGGTTAGAAATTTACCCCTTGTTTAATTTACTACCATTGATCACACTTCTTTATTTAAATTCTTAATCACTCACAAAAACCATAACCAAAATTTTATATCCAAAAACATAAGATTAAATTTCTACTTAATCACCAAATTTCTATTCTTAAATCAAATTCCCAACAAAAGACTATTCTCAATTATTTAAGGTTGCATCTAACCCctgttagactacctacgtacccttgatacgggatcaagcctttcgtagttcaccattccTCCTTTTATCcatttatgaaaatattctaGAAATGAAATATTCACCATTATGCTTCCACAATTGAATCACATCACATAGGTACCAAATACAgatttaaaaatatcaaaaaactGGATGAAAAGGCAGCATTGGCCCACTGACCACGTGCCGCCACACATGCCGCCGCTGACGGCGGTTTCAGATGAACAGAAACCCAATTTTCTGACTAACTCTAAAAATTACCCAATTTTATAGGTAAATAGAgttcaatgagaggaacaactttcatacctgagccgaagtccaattcggcCGGGAAACACCTGAAATCATCCTTGGACCGCCAGAAACCCTAAAAATAGGTGTTCTCA
This window harbors:
- the LOC126583227 gene encoding vacuolar cation/proton exchanger 2-like, with the protein product MVSIDGKTDLESDEEIPFSSSAATSKVEALDFEMIHLRSWADLANSWVSTHMWIRVPRSIYIVLFKAKINVLLPLGPLAILLHYITGKHGWVFFFSLVGIVPLAERIGYVTEQLAFYTGPTVGGLLNATFGNATEMIISIYALKNGMIRVVQQSLLGSILSNMLLVLGCAFFTGGIIHYQKIQVFNKSAALVNSGLLLMAVMGLMFPAVLHFTHSEIHFGKSELSLSRFSSCVMLVAYASYLFFQLRSHRNLYNPIEEEGIRDEDESDEEEAPEITHWEAIGWLAVLTVWVSVLSGYLVDAIQGASDSFNMPVAFISVILLPIVGNAAEHASAIMFAMKDKLDITLGVAIGSSTQISMFVIPFCVVVGWIMGQPMDLNFQLFETATLFITVLVVAFMLQDGTSNYFKGLMLILCYLIVAASFFVHVDPSEDGN